A single window of Eucalyptus grandis isolate ANBG69807.140 chromosome 1, ASM1654582v1, whole genome shotgun sequence DNA harbors:
- the LOC104443790 gene encoding cytochrome P450 94A2 has protein sequence MEFFSLQSVLLLSIFLYLYLSVFRPPSHIKHTKTPGFRLYPVVGVLPDFLWNRHRFLDWMAGVLRSAPTNTVVFWRPGGVRGVITANPAVVEHALKTHFENYPKGDMFIALLRDFLGEGIFNSDGELWRVQRKTASYEFNTRSLRQFVMHNVTVEIESRLVPILSRAEAAGRVLDLQDLLERFAFDNICKLAFNVDPGCLVGDGTGEEEFMRAFEEAARISSERFLSAFPLLWVFKRRLNVGSERRLRESIATVHEFAEDIIRSRMEESREAHDEDLLSRFIGHESVYENGSASTEFLRDIVISFILAGRDTTSSALTWFFWLLSLHPEVERKILSELEKIRKQNGKSSGDPYSMHELRDMHYLHAAISEAMRLYPPVPVDTKACLEDDVLPDGTFIGKGWFLSYDTHAMGRMDGIWGENCHEFVPERWIDESGLCRTESPFKYPVFHAGPRMCLGKDMAFIQMKSIAASVLERFEIDVLGQDATREHQLSLTLRMKGGLPVRVRKRCMD, from the exons ATGGAATTCTTCTCTCTCCAGTCCGTTCTCCTCCTCTCCATCTtcctctacctctacctctCCGTCTTCCGGCCACCTTCCCACATCAAGCACACCAAGACCCCCGGCTTCCGCCTCTACCCCGTCGTCGGAGTCCTGCCGGACTTCCTCTGGAACCGCCACCGCTTCCTCGACTGGATGGCCGGCGTCCTCCGCTCCGCCCCCACCAATACCGTCGTCTTCTGGCGCCCCGGCGGCGTCCGCGGCGTCATCACCGCGAACCCCGCCGTCGTGGAGCACGCGCTCAAGACCCACTTCGAGAACTACCCGAAGGGCGACATGTTCATCGCCCTCCTCCGCGACTTCCTCGGCGAGGGGATCTTCAACTCCGACGGCGAGCTCTGGCGGGTCCAGCGCAAGACGGCGAGCTACGAGTTCAACACCCGGTCGCTGAGGCAATTCGTCATGCACAACGTGACCGTGGAGATTGAGTCGCGGCTGGTCCCGATCCTGTCCCGGGCCGAGGCGGCGGGCCGCGTCCTGGACCTGCAGGACCTGCTCGAGCGCTTCGCGTTCGACAACATATGCAAGCTCGCCTTCAACGTCGACCCCGGGTGCCTCGTCGGCGACGGCACCGGCGAGGAGGAGTTCATGCGGGCGTTCGAGGAGGCCGCGAGGATCAGCTCCGAGCGGTTCTTGTCCGCCTTCCCGCTGCTGTGGGTGTTCAAGAGGCGGCTCAACGTGGGGTCGGAGCGCCGGCTGAGGGAGTCGATCGCGACCGTCCACGAGTTCGCGGAGGACATCATACGGTCGCGGATGGAAGAGAGCAGGGAGGCTCACGACGAGGATTTGCTCTCGCGATTCATCGGCCACGAAAGC GTCTATGAGAATGGCTCTGCCTCGACCGAGTTCCTCCGAGACATCGTGATCAGCTTCATCCTCGCGGGGCGCGACACCACGTCGTCGGCTCTGACCTGGTTCTTCTGGCTGCTCTCGCTCCACCCGGAAGTGGAGCGGAAGATCTTGAGCGAGCTCGAGAAAATCCGGAAGCAAAACGGGAAGAGTTCTGGCGACCCGTACAGTATGCATGAACTGAGGGACATGCACTACCTGCACGCGGCCATCTCGGAGGCGATGCGGTTGTATCCGCCTGTGCCGGTGGACACAAAGGCCTGCCTGGAGGACGACGTCTTGCCGGACGGGACCTTCATTGGGAAGGGCTGGTTCCTTTCGTATGACACGCACGCAATGGGAAGGATGGATGGGATATGGGGTGAGAACTGCCACGAGTTTGTCCCCGAGAGGTGGATTGACGAGAGCGGGTTGTGCCGGACGGAGAGCCCGTTCAAGTACCCAGTTTTCCACGCGGGCCCGAGGATGTGCCTCGGGAAGGACATGGCGTTCATCCAGATGAAGTCGATTGCCGCCTCCGTGCTGGAGAGGTTCGAGATCGACGTGCTGGGGCAAGACGCGACCCGCGAGCACCAGCTGTCATTGACGCTGAGGATGAAGGGTGGGCTTCCCGTGAGGGTGCGGAAGAGATGCATGGACTGA
- the LOC104414250 gene encoding disease resistance protein RPV1-like → MMSIQSRKRASSSSNAPHGGDHEGGDKRPKGNAYEVFLSFRGIDTRKNFTDYLYTSLIDAGIHVFRDDNELRVGEEIGPELLCSITQSTISIPIISENYVSSKWCLCELVQMLKCKRSKGQIVLPIFYKMEPSQVRHPMGRLREAIDAHKKNMEEMVVKEWEEALKEVSSLKGWESEKIDNGHEGTLVKIIVKKVMGELKRLFQLNVPEQLVGIEDHVQQIMSNIDAEFNGTKIIGIYGMGGIGKTTLAKVLYNRLSCHFNCRSFLANIRETSQCKGIECVQKQFIDDPREQRAPLFALDGPDPPTFYKSSLKGAYRALQS, encoded by the exons ATGATGTCCAtccaatcaagaaaaag GGCGTCTTCCTCATCGAATGCTCCGCATGGAGGAGATCATGAAGGGGGAGACAAACGACCGAAAGGGAATGCCTACgaagtgttcttgagctttagagggaTAGACACACGCAAAAATTTCACCGATTATCTCTATACTAGTCTTATCGATGCAGGAATTCACGTGTTCAGAGACGACAATGAGCTCCGTGTTGGTGAGGAGATTGGTCCGGAGCTTCTCTGCAGCATTACGCAGTCCACGATCTCTATCCCAATTATTTCCGAGAACTATGTTtccagcaaatggtgccttTGTGAGCTGGTTCAGATGTTAAAGTGCAAGAGGAGTAAAGGGCAAATAgtgttgcccatattttacaaaatgGAACCCTCACAAGTACGACATCCTATGGGGAGATTGAGAGAAGCTATTGATGCACATAAAAAGAATATGGAGGAAATGGTTGTGAAGGAATGGGAAGAAGCACTCAAAGAAGTCAGCTCCTTGAAAGGATGGGAATCGGAGAAAATTGATAACGG GCATGAAGGAACATTGGTTAAAATTATTGTGAAAAAAGTTATGGGCGAGTTAAAAAGACTTTTTCAGCTAAATGTTCCGGAACAGTTAGTGGGAATCGAGGATCATGTGCAACAGATTATGAGCAACATAGATGCTGAATTCAATGGTACAAAgattattggaatttatggaatgggcGGCATCGGTAAGACTACTCTTGCAAAGGTGTTATACAATAGACTCTCTTGTCATTTTAACTGTCGTAGCTTCCTGGCAAATATCCGAGAAACATCCCAATGTAAGGGAATTGAATGCGTACAAAAGCAATTCATTGATGACCCCAGAGAGCAGAGAGCGCCGCTGTTTGCTCTTGATGGCCCTGATCCGCCTACCTTTTACAAAAGCAGTCTGAAAGGGGCCTATCGTGCTCTTCAAAGCTAG
- the LOC104414258 gene encoding LOW QUALITY PROTEIN: ubiquitin carboxyl-terminal hydrolase 5 (The sequence of the model RefSeq protein was modified relative to this genomic sequence to represent the inferred CDS: inserted 1 base in 1 codon) has translation MAADVLMCGGGNAELTPEEERVLIRDIALASESNTKDGDTFYLLTQRWWQHWIEYVNQDQSNNMNDGPSLSENCDSAGSTALKRPSVIDNSNLIYDSASEESSAGFEIHDTLLEGRDYVLLPYEVWNQLYVWYGGGPTLPRKVISSGLSQTELTVEVYPLRLHLLLMSKGDRTTLRISKKETVGDLHRRACEIFDLNSEQVCIWDYYGHRKHALMNDMNRTLDDANVQMDQDILVEIINTTNGSVLGGSMIQGNGFLGKENAFAAAEPPKLNPSTVGNLSASRASSRSFSADLAQSQSLTPGVRELENTASVSGVSTRGSSGGLTGLINLGNTCFMNSAIQCLVHTPEFAKYFREDYHQEINWQNPLGMVGELALAFGELLRKLWAPGRTPIAPRPFKTKLARFAPQFSGYNQHDSQELLAFLLDGLHEDLNRVKHKPYIKSRDADGRPDEEVADEYWANHIARNDSIIVDVCQGQYKSTLVCPVCNKISVTFDPFMYLSLPLQSTTTRTMTVTVFSCDGTALPSSYTVTVPKQGRCRDLIQALSVACSLQHTEKLLLAEVRNHQIQRMMDDALILLSTIKDDDHLAAYKVSKFEKNVIYLQLVHRRRGQGVIDVHNALEWKPCGTPLVSVISSNDGIKRAEIQTTVQRMLSPMTKKKAGQGSTASDRCSETNAGNAQTDSSIMSKDGSSPKLDMSSSLPLQWVDDNNKCIDLFARDEKVIRLPSSSSMLVAINWSDELLKKYDIQCLENLPEVFNGPVTKKARSEPLSLYTCLEAFLREEPLVPEDMWYCPQCKDQRQASKKLDLWRLPEVLVIHLKRFSYSRSMKHKLETFVNFPIHDFDLTNYVANKNNSDXQLYELYALTNHYGGMGSGHYTAHIKLLDENRWYNFDDSHISPINEDDVKSAAAYVLFYRRVKIGDSSVSNGTRSGAHYHEP, from the exons CGGCGATACTTTCTATCTCCTCACCCAGAG ATGGTGGCAGCATTGGATCGAGTATGTCAACCAAGACCAGTCAAATAACATGAATGATGGACCATCCTTGTCAGAAAATTGCGATTCAGCTGGCTCAACTGCTCTTAAAAGGCCCAGTGTCATTGATAATTCCAATTTGATATATGATTCTGCTTCAGAAGAATCAAGTGCAGGATTTGAGATTCATGATACTCTCTTAGAAGGTCGTGATTATGTTCTACTTCCATATGAAGTTTGGAATCAGCTGTATGTTTG GTATGGTGGTGGCCCCACCCTGCCTCGGAAGGTTATTAGCTCTGGTCTCTCTCAGACTGAGTTGACTGTAGAGGTGTATCCTTTACGGCTGCACCTTCTTCTGATGTCGAAGGGAGACCGCACTACCTTAAGAATAAGTAAGAAG GAAACTGTTGGAGATCTTCACAGAAGAGCCTGTGAGATTTTTGATCTTAACTCGGAACAA GTTTGCATTTGGGACTATTATGGTCATCGGAAGCATGCATTGATGAATGACATGAATAGAACTCTTGATGATGCGAACGTTCAGATGGATCAAGAT ATTCTGGTGGAGATCATCAACACTACAAATGGTTCTGTTTTGGGTGGGAGCATGATTCAGGGGAATGGATTTCTGGGCAAGGAAAATGCTTTTGCTGCTGCTGAGCCACCGAAGTTAAACCCATCAACTGTGGGAAATCTCTCTGCCAGCAGAGCATCATCTAGAAGCTTTAGTGCAGACCTGGCACAAAGTCAGAGCCTGACTCCTGGAGTGAGGGAGTTGGAAAACACGGCTAGTGTCAGTGGGGTGAGCACAAGGGGTTCATCTGGAGGTTTGACTGGATTGATTAATCTTGGGAACACTTGCTTCATGAATAGTGCAATACAATGCCTCGTTCACACACCTGAGTTTGCGAAATACTTTCGGGAAGATTATCATCAAGAGATTAACTGGCAGAATCCTCTCGGCATGGTT GGCGAATTAGCTCTAGCATTTGGTGAGTTGTTGCGGAAGCTATGGGCACCTGGACGGACACCAATTGCGCCGCGTCCGTTCAAAACAAAGCTTGCTCGCTTTGCTCCCCAATTCAGTGGATACAATCAGCATGATTCTCAA GAGCTATTGGCTTTTCTGCTTGATGGTCTTCATGAAGATCTAAATCGTGTCAAGCATAAGCCATACATCAAATCCAGAGATGCAGATGGTCGACCTGATGAAGAAGTTgctgatgaatactgggcaaaTCACATTGCTCGCAATGATTCAATAATTGTTGATGTTTGTCAA GGACAGTACAAGTCGACTTTGGTTTGCCCGGTATGCAATAAGATCTCTGTCACTTTTGATCCATTCATGTATCTATCTTTGCCTCTCCAATCCACGACCACTAGGACTATGACTGTGACAGTTTTTTCCTGTGATGGAACTGCGTTGCCATCTTCATATACTGTGACAGTGCCAAAGCAAGGACGTTGTAGGGACTTAATCCAAGCACTTAGCGTTGCTTGTTCCTTGCAACATACTGAGAAGCTTTTGCTTGCTGAG GTAAGGAACCATCAGATTCAACGAATGATGGATGACGCATTAATATTGTTGTCCACCATTAAGGATGATGATCACCTTGCTGCCTACAAGGTCTCAAAGTTTGAGAAAAATGTGATTTATCTTCAGTTGGTGCACCGTCGTCGAGGACA GGGTGTTATTGATGTCCATAATGCATTGGAATGGAAACCATGTGGAACTCCTCTTGTTTCAGTCATCTCTTCCAATGATGGGATTAAAAGAGCAGAGATCCAAACAACCGTTCAAAGAATGCTATCTCCTATGACTAAAAAGAAGGCTGGACAAGGTAGTACTGCATCAGATCGATGCTCTGAGACTAATGCTGGCAATGCACAGACAGACTCCTCTATAATGAGCAAGGATGGTAGTAGCCCAAAACTCgatatgtcatcatcattacctCTTCAATGGGTTGACGATAACAATAAATGCATCGATCTATTTGCCAGAGATGAAAAAGTTATTAGACTTCCCTCATCATCTAGTATGTTAGTTGCCATTAACTGGTCAGATGAACTCTTGAAGAAGTATGACATACAGTGCCTTGAGAACTTGCCAGAGGTGTTTAATGGCCCCGTGACCAAAAAGGCCAGGAGTGAACCTCTTTCCCTGTATACTTGCCTGGAAGCGTTCTTGAGAGAAGAACCATTGGTGCCTGAAGATATGTg GTACTGTCCCCAGTGCAAAGATCAACGACAAGCAAGTAAAAAGCTTGATTTATGGAGGCTTCCAGAAGTGTTAGTTATCCATTTAAAGAGATTCTCATATAGTCGGTCAATGAAGCACAAGCTAGAAACCTTCGTCAACTTTCCCATCCACGACTTTGATCTCACAAACTATGTTGCCAACAAAAACAACTCAG GCCAGCTCTATGAACTTTATGCTTTGACCAACCATTATGGAGGCATGGGAAGTGGACACTACACTGCACATATCAAG CTTCTAGATGAAAATAGGTGGTACAATTTCGATGACAGCCATATATCTCCCATTAATGAAGATGATGTTAAGTCAGCTGCGGCATATGTTCTCTTTTATCGGAGAGTCAAAATTGGGGATTCCTCGGTTAGCAATGGGACGAGATCTGGTGCCCACTACCATGAACCTTGA